CAAGAGCTTGAAATCAACCTCCCCAAGGAAAGTGATTTGTGGAATTCAGGCCACAGTGGCTGTTTTCATGGTTTCTGATGCGTTGTTTGTCAACAAATTTTACCAACAGATGGGGCTCCCAGATTCCGTGTATGTTGTAGTATTTTCCGGTCTACTGGAGGTTCTATTTTTCTTCAAGATTCTACCCTTTAGTGTTTTGATTGCACAGCTCTGTCCACCTGGATGTGAAGGTTCTCTGATGGCATTTGTAATGTCTGCCATTGCCCTTGCAATGATTGTTGGTGGCTATTTTGGTGTTGTACTTGCATCATATGTTGGAGTTACAGGAACAAATTTCTCTGGGCTTCCGGTTGGTCTTTTAATACAAGCGGCATTCACAATCACTCCCCTCCTTTTATCATCCTGGATACCTGATCATATAAAGGCTGACATTGTAAAGAAAAAGGAATAGTACATTTTTCTTTGAAATATGACTTTCGAGCAACTGAGTAAAGGTAGTTCCAtactcttttatttttaattttatcaaTAATAAGAAAGATTTCACAAGCTACATTGAAACCTCACTCTATTTAGTGACTGGAACCAATTTACATGATGACCTACTAACCATGACTGCTAAGTTTCTTGGGCATCACAGCCTGAATTAGTTGAAGAATCTTTTACTAACTCTTAATTTGGCGAAACACAGATTGTAAACAATCTTTTTTGCAGTTGATTGTGATTTGTGAACATTCAGATATCGTGTCCTAGTGAATTCGAGTATTATTGATGAGAATAGTATTATTTGTAAGAATCTTAAATGACGGAAATTAGACAAAATACAATGGAGAGAACTTGGGAAGTTTTTGTTTAAACAAATCCACCATTGGCTCGAATGATCTGGCCATTAATCCACTCACCAGTGTCTCCAGCCAAGAATCCTACCAGAGGTGCAATATCCTTGGGCTCACCAAGACGTTGCATGGGCGAAACACTGATTGCTCCTTTGATATGCTCATCTGTTGCACCAGCAAAGAATAACTCAGTTGCAATGGGACCTGGTGCAACACAGTTAGCTGTAATGCCTGTCCCCTTAAGTTCCTTGGCCAAAATCTTGGTCATTGCCTCAACTGCTGCCTTGGATGCTGTATATGCTCCATACCCGGGCCGGAAAACTGCTGCGAGTGAAGATGAGAAAGTAATAATCCGGCCTCCACCTCCACGCTTGATCCTGTTAGCAGCCTCCTTACAGCACAAAAATGTACCCTTAGTGTTCACACTAAAGATGTTATCAAAGTCTTCAACAGTTGTTTGAGAAATGGAGGGGTATGTTGGGTCAAGGATGCCTGCAGTGGTGACAACAATGTGGGGTTGAGCTTGGAAGGTTTCTTCTGCAGTATTGAAAAGGGCTTCTACTTGAGTTGGATGAGACACATCTGCTTGGACTGCGATGGCCCTGGTTTCAGTCCCGTGAGAGTTGTTGATCTGGGATACCACCTCTTGTGCTAGTGTTGGATTTGAAGTGTAGTTGACTACCACTTTGGCGCCAAGGGAAGCTAGGTGGAGAGCAATCTCTTTTCCGATGCCACGGGAGGCGCCCGTCACAATGGCTACTCTGTCTTGCAGAACAAGGGTGCTGGAGGATGGTGGATCTGAGTCTCTTGTCATTTTTTGGAGGTTGTGTGTAGCTTCTGTAACTGGTGTCTGGTGATTTCTATATTTATACGATACTACTTGGTACTTTAAATCATATAAAATACTCCTCTTAATTACTGTATTATCTATTAGACGGCCATCCAACTTTGAATCATAACTGTTGCAGTTTTTAAATATAATTGCATCCTATATCTGCTGATGTCAGTGCTAACGTTTGCTCATTGTTTTATTCAGGTGTTGGGATTGAGATTTGAGAATAGAACATCAGTGAGTGACGAATAAAGTTGTCATGACGGGAAGCCTTATAAATGACTCCCAACATATTGCTGGTTTTGGAAAAATGTTTGGTTGACCCTAAGGGTTGGCAACGGACAATGATAGAGTGATTTAAGGGTTGGTAACCCTTTTATTAttgaactagcttttgagcccgttcagaGAACGGCCGGTTGTATATTGGTTGTTCGAATgtcttttgaaattttaattagtttgtacttgttaattaaatagaggtgtaatttaaaagttggaaaaaaatataatattggatgttaaagtgggggagtggaagagactaatgagtatagtagactattaataacttgaCGTTGAATAAAGAAAATGGAGTAGAAGAGGCATTAGAAATTGTAaaacatagaaacaataaagaaaaattgaaaaaaacaacaaaccgaaGGAGAGATGTCATGTGGCTTCTAATAATGAGATGTCACATGGTTTCTAATAATCtatggttttcctttttaaatactaggtatagattttgATTGGTTACAAATGCATTTACTTataacattttctctctccaattaattatgcttatatattattttatgttatatgtaTCTTAGGGGTTGTCACCAGAAAATGTTTGGTTGACTCTAAGGGTTGGCAACCCCAAaaatacatataacataaaataatatatgaACATAATTTAATAACCCTTAGGGTCACTCTATTATTGTCCCTCGTTTTGTAGGCCATTTTAGGGTGATGATGCGAACCAAGCCACCCATGAGAGTAATGATAACAAGACTATACTTTCTTTAATGTGATCTTTTAAGGTtattagattagatcccgtgcacgcacggatatacgaaaattattatttgaccatttacttttataaaattattattacATAATCAATAAATCTCAAgcgtactcattttatcatataatatacaCTTTTCTCCCGtatacgtattatatattttattaatatgatggttgaccaaaatatttgatatgcaatatgctaatttgaccaaaatatttagTAAGAATATTTTCTACATATaaagatttgactaaaatattaccaaaattgtttAATAATGTCATATTCCATAATCCTATACTTTTTTCaatatataaacatttatacaaaaggaggAAAGGGGTTTTGAAACGAAAATTTTACACCAGAAATTAACACAtatcattcctggtgtctgttttagtataatgtaaaagATATCTAAGCCGCTATgcattcctggtgtctgttttagtataatgtaaaagATATCTAAGCCGCTATGCAGGAGATCCGCCAAAAGATGATATTCAAGGTGCACTTGTGTATTCTCATATGCCGAGACATTAGACGGATATAGGTGATCATCAAAGTGATGACCACCACGAGGAATTAATGTGGTCCACtcattttattttgaatttaaataaaGTAATATTTCTTCcgtttttaatactcgcacatTTGTTACTTTTacaaatttcaatgcacaattttggtcatttatatcttaaattcttgtaaaatttattaaaagttgatattttgaaaatacacattgagacgaatcaaacaagatcccacatgattatgttttatctCATATAGAAAACAccaagaatagtcaaagtagattatatgaataatgtaaaaagtccaaccgttgcgagtattaaaaaacagaggaagtatattttaattattcaaaatattTTAATCTTTAAATTTAAATGCCTAATttcttttatgaattttttttttttgtaatatatttctgtattttataaaattaattatttgtattttCTTAAATTGTAGAAAAATCAATAATTAGGATAACTAGGAAAGTTAATCAATAAATAACATAATTTCATATGGGAGATCTTGCGTATGAAATCATCAAATCATGATGATTCTTTGATGGAATTCACGAGCTGAAGAACAATTATGggtaaggagagagagagaagtgtAGAGACGGAAGTGTTCCGGCGGCGGACTCGGAACAGGAAAAGGATGACTGACTCCCGACTGAGGTTGCTGACTGGATCCTGCACAGTGAAgccgttaactagcctcgggggtgatccgagaattacccctccgatgcttaagtcagattaTGCTGATAGCTCTGTAATAAATGCTCATAAGAATGATTGGATTGGAATTGCCTACCTTTGGCATTGATGGGGGTCCGTATATATAGACGGGTTATTTGTACGGAGGACCCGGGTTATTACCCGTTGGTTCCGGATCCTCCCTTTCGGCTCTGATAGGCAGATGATGTCAGAGAACTGCCGACTGGGTTTGTAAACCCTGGATGCCGACTGCACCTTTGGTGCTTCTTGTGAGTATATGTCTATGTTACAGCTGTTATGGGTTGTCCTACCGGCATACCGGTAGGGctacccgtacaactagccccctcagagtgactACAGCTGGTTTTTACGGTCTGTAGTTGCTctgataaaaagaaaaaagcgaAAGCTGGGGGTAAGCCCCctatacaactagccccctcggGGACGATCAACACCCCACGGGTGTGATTGTTCTGTAGATGGTTGTTCTGTAGCGGTTTTTAGCTCAATACTTGTTCTGATGTCACGACTAGCCCCCATTAGGACAAGGATTGATTGCTTTAAGTGGAAGGTTTTTTGTATGCCGGCTGCCCATGTTTGTGTTTGATTCTCTTGGCTGACTGTTATCCTTGATTTCTTTGAATGACTAGTCCCCTTGAGTttctaggctgactagcccccttgactttattaggctgactagcccccttgactttattaggctgactagcccccttgactttttaggctgaccagcccccttgactttttaggctgactagcccccttgactttttaggctgactagccctcTTGACTGACACGTGGTGACGGTTCATTTTTCTTTATGCGCGTGGCGGGAGATTTTGAAAAGTGTTTTGGACACGTGTCGGCCATCCGGCAAGTGTGGGGAGTTGTGATATTTTCAACCGCCCAGATCTGCTTCTTGTCGTTTCAACTTCCTTTCGTTCTTTTAAATAAccgtttcttcttttttttcttcatttccGCTCTTTCTTATTTTCCTTTGCCAATTTTCGCGCTGCCAatttgctctctttctctctcttgttttTCCTCATAATTTTTGTCCGTTTCTTCCTGCCGTACTTTTCCGTTGGGGTTTGGTTGTCTCTCTTGGTAAGTTTTGAACTTAgtctgggttttttttttttttaggttgtCTGCTGTTTTGTTAAGGTTTGGCTGTCTGATTTTCTCGTGTTGTTCTTTCAGTTGGTTGTTTGAGGGACTTTGCAGCTGTTTGAGAGTGAATTTCCAGAATTAGGTACGGTTTCTGGTCTTACTTTCTCTTTTTGTCGGgtgtttatgttctttgcttGCATGCGTTTTGAGTGGGGGTAGCCAAAACATGACTGGTAGGGTTGGGGTTAGTAACGTGATAGATCTGTCAGACACAAGTAGCGATTCTGGTATAGAACTAAATATGGACGGGAATACGGCCGGTAGTAATGCTAAGAATGCTGGGTGGGGGGTAAAATCGAACACGCCACCTCCTTTTGCGGAGTTTATGGGTGGGAATCCTGTTACCGGCCCTTTTATACCCATGACTGCGGCTCAGTTTACTCGCTCACAACAGCTACATGGCCTGCGGGCACGAATGGAGAGAGAGCTTAGGCCGAATGAGCATAACGTGCCGGCTGGGGAGCCGATATTAGACGTAGATCCGATTTCGGTTAGGTACCATTTGCGGGATTATCGGGAATTTACTCAGCCTGGCGGCTCTGGTCTTGGGGAGTACGGTACTAACATCGGCAATATATATGTTTCTAGGGTCATGCCGTCAGACGCCGAACCGTCTACAAGTAATCGACGGGCCGGGAAGGATCCTGCCGTCCATGATGCGGGTGAGGTTGATGCCGCCGTTAGTGGTGATGTGCCCTCCACCCCTGGCGACTCCATACTGGAGTCTTCTGAGTCTGGGTCTCCCGGGCTAAGGGCGCCGCCCATTGCCGACTCTGATGAAGATGAGGAGGATGCTGCGATTTTGCAGCAAGTGTTTGAAGAAGAGGCCTTGGACGCCGATGTGAATTTCGAAGGTGAGGCTGCCGCGTTCTTGGTTCCGGCCCCTCCCCCTAATGATTCTGCTGCCCTCACCACTGAGATAGATAGTGACTTTGTAAAAGAGGTCGTTGCCAACCGGCATTCTGAGGTTGGTGGTCGCTTTTTGGGTTTACCTGAGGGCTACAAGTTGACTGTGCCGAAAGAAGAGCAAACGGTGGCCGACTGTCCCGTAGGTCATGTTGTTGTATACACGAAGATGTTCGACTATGAGTTGCGCTTTCCCTTGCACCCGTTCATTGAGAAGGTTCTGCGGGCCTGGAATATCGGCCTCGTTCAATTATCGCCCATAGTTATTCGCAATCTGGTTGCGTACACTTGGTTATTTTCATTCAAACAGTGGCCCTTGACCCTCAACCTTTTCAAAAAACTGCACTGGCTGAAGCGTGATGGGAAAGATACCGGCTGGTGGACGATCTTTACCAAGAGTCAGCGTCAGACTGTGAGCCCCCGGCTCTCCAGCTGCAAGGACTGGAAGGACCACTTCTATTTCATGGCTGTTCCCGAAGATTACCCCCTTCGGCGTACATTCTACCAGCCTAAACCTAGGATGGAACAATTTGACCAAGCCGACCTTGGGCCCCGAGAGCAACGTGCGTACGACAGGCTGCTGGTTGACTATGTTGACGTTGGGCTGTCTAAGCCTAAAACCTTGCCGGCTTTTTGGCTTCCTCCTGCCGGTTATATTCTTAGTCCTGCCGCTTTGGGCGCAGTCGGTCTTGCACCTACACATCCCCTTGGTAAATGCAGTTGTTTGCCTGCACTCGTTATCTGCTGTATTTGTTTATATTTCTTGGATCTCTGTTGTGTCGTGTTGCGTTtgttaaaattttttttttttctgacttcctcgttcatttatttatttatttatattatttttcttaGGGCACCATCTTTTAAACAAGGCTTCACTCGGCCTTGACAAGAATTGGAGGGTTTGTGAACAATGTCCGGCGGGTCCTGCTGAGAAATATTACACTGTTTCTACTTTCTGCGCGAAAGCTTGTCGTGGTCGGTCAGCCAGCTTTGTGACTCCTTCTGCCGTTGTGGACCGAGGTGTTGTTCCTCGCGTTGTTCGAACAAAGGTTCCGGCAGCTGACCAGGCTACATCCTCAGCCCAAGACGAAATGACTACTGGCAGGTTTGCTTTTCTTCCTACCGGTCGGGGGGGACATGCTACTCGGAAGAGGTCTTCCAGCCAGGCGAAGGCCAGTTCTCCCAAACGGTCAAAAAATGACGCTGCGAAGACAGCGCAGGAGAAGGTGAAAGACGTCTACGCCAGCGTCGACAAGCCCTTGCAGACATCTGGCGCTGGAAAGAAGATTGCTGAACAACCTGCTCAGTCGGTTGAGATTTTGGATGCTGACCTTTTGTCCAAATTAAACCGGAAGCAGGTGTTGAGCGATTTGATTAGCGATCCGATCCATCCTGTGCGTGTGTCGAGGCATAGCCCTTCCATGAACCGGTCTGCCAGCTCGGCCTCTAAGTATGGGGTTATAGTTCGTTCTGGGGGGTTCATCGAGGACAAAACTGTTGTGCTATCTCCGGATATTCTTGCCGGTCTAGCCGCTGCTCCCGGTCATGCTGAAGAGCACTGGCAGCCGCAGAATGATGTTCTGAGGGGTGAGTCTATCCTTTTTGACCGTCCTAAAGACGGAGGTACACTGGGCTACCGGTCTCTGCGCCAAGTTGTTACACCCGCCGACGGTATGCCCCAGGAGATTGAGACGCCGGCTGCACAGTTGATGCATGACCTGTACTCGGTATTTTACTTCCCTCTTTGACTTGCTTGTTTTTTATACTTGCTTTTATTTTCGGCTCTGAGCGATTTTACTTTCCTCAGGTGACGCAATCTGCTACCGAGCTTGTGGAGTGCTATCGGAGCTATCAGCGTCGTTTAAAACGATCGCAAGCTGAGAAAGAGAAGCTTCAGACGGACCTTGCTGAATTGGTCAGGACTGAAGGTGACTGCCGGAAGGAGATTGCGAGACTTGAGCTGGATGTTATTGCCGCAGGCAATAGGAAGGCTGAACTAGAGCTTCTTCCAGCCAAGTTGACGGCCGAAGAGCAGAAGACGGCTGAGCTGCAGATCAAGCTGGATGCGGCGCTGCAGGCGGCCCAAGATGCTGAGAAAGCTGCTAAGGATGATCGCAAGGCTGTGGCGCTGAAGGCTGTGCAGAAATTTATGAAGTCTGACTTCTACTGCGAGGAGATGAAGGGGCGCTACAATGGTGGGTGGACTGCAGCTCATCGTTGTGCCGTCAAAGCCTTGACGCTGACTGAGGATGCCTGGGGTAAGGTGGAGGGATCCTATGAAGAGGGTGGCCATATTGATCCGACTGGCATGGAGACCCAGACCTTCCCAGACATCGTCATTCAGAATGCTGACCCTCGCCTTCTGCCCGACAGGGAGATTCCCGAGTCTGCTTACTGGAGTGATGCAGACTACTCAGCTTGACGGTCTTGGCAGTCATCACCAGGCTCTTCCTGTGGTTCTTCCAACAGTTTTTTCCGGCCTCATACTTGTTAATGTCTGTTGGTAGCTTTTGAATATCATTTAGCGGATGTAACTTATAAacaatttccttttttggtaccTTTTAGCTGTTTGTGGCACTTTGTCTTTTGCCGTGTGTTAACTGTTTCAAGAACGTTATTGTCGTCTTGGCTGCGCCATCTGAGGCGTATGTTTGTGCCTTTTAGCAGCTACTCACTCCGCATTTAGTTATTTTTGGGTGGTGGCTGTCGTCCCTGTATTTGTTTAAAATCTATGTGATGCACTTGATGGATTATCCGTTTGTTTTTATTCAATTTGTCACGTAATGGCGTCGTTTTGCCtttgattttattatatattgCATCTTGCCTCTTGTCGGCTGGGCCAATGTGTTCAACCCTTGCATATGCTTATGTCGTATTTTGCCTcgttgctgactgagccaatgtgctcacccttagattttaatttttaccgtatcttgcatcattgctgactgagccaatgtgctcaaatTTAGATTTTAACTTTTAccgtatcttgcatcattgctgactgagccaatgtgctcaacctttgatTTCGTTTTGttgtatcttgcaacattgctgactgagctaatgtgctcaaccttttatgtcgttttgtcgtatcttgcaacattgctgactgagccaatgtgctcaaccttttatttcgttttgtcgtatcttgcaacattgctgactgagccaatgtgctcaaccttttatttcgttttgtcgtatcttgcaacattgctgactgagccaatgtgctcaaccttttatttctttttgtcgtatcttgcaacattgctgactgagccaatgtgctcaaccttttatttcgttttgtcgtatcttgcaacattgctgactgagccaatgtgctcaaccttttatttcgttttgtcgtatcttgcaacattgctgactgagccaatgtgctca
This sequence is a window from Spinacia oleracea cultivar Varoflay chromosome 1, BTI_SOV_V1, whole genome shotgun sequence. Protein-coding genes within it:
- the LOC110795508 gene encoding NADPH-dependent aldehyde reductase-like protein, chloroplastic; amino-acid sequence: MTRDSDPPSSSTLVLQDRVAIVTGASRGIGKEIALHLASLGAKVVVNYTSNPTLAQEVVSQINNSHGTETRAIAVQADVSHPTQVEALFNTAEETFQAQPHIVVTTAGILDPTYPSISQTTVEDFDNIFSVNTKGTFLCCKEAANRIKRGGGGRIITFSSSLAAVFRPGYGAYTASKAAVEAMTKILAKELKGTGITANCVAPGPIATELFFAGATDEHIKGAISVSPMQRLGEPKDIAPLVGFLAGDTGEWINGQIIRANGGFV
- the LOC130465862 gene encoding uncharacterized protein; its protein translation is MNRSASSASKYGVIVRSGGFIEDKTVVLSPDILAGLAAAPGHAEEHWQPQNDVLRGESILFDRPKDGGTLGYRSLRQVVTPADGMPQEIETPAAQLMHDLYSVTQSATELVECYRSYQRRLKRSQAEKEKLQTDLAELVRTEGDCRKEIARLELDVIAAGNRKAELELLPAKLTAEEQKTAELQIKLDAALQAAQDAEKAAKDDRKAVALKAVQKFMKSDFYCEEMKGRYNGGWTAAHRCAVKALTLTEDAWGKVEGSYEEGGHIDPTGMETQTFPDIVIQNADPRLLPDREIPESAYWSDADYSA